The proteins below are encoded in one region of Pygocentrus nattereri isolate fPygNat1 chromosome 13, fPygNat1.pri, whole genome shotgun sequence:
- the jcada gene encoding junctional protein associated with coronary artery disease, translating to MYSVEDLLISHGYKVSSSNNNVPPSHSPSSHHTTYDQRPPTRSSSRCEIGEKRTGHGTVNGYKGDCVYGGGGVRQMASRGGPSDTESRDRKQRTEEEDNGNLGDGQSPGDSLTTDSGFHESHRVMYSQPRPERDVSYWRRRGQDFNALLDYADFRELHGKESGVPIKPEGMQRRPESALSTEEHRRERQRRADSARARERELALYQWRIAAERKYQSLGTEEWRPAVGMGRQTSESESERWAQEQQRRPRTAEGAVPPRPKAKSQSLPRMAMPSDSVQFLSTSSPGQDPYGSYRTNGHQIRESHGRHVSEGESRERWIDNVRTGVQSAPPSKPRFSRPLRPPSYEVHQQMRGSSEMLSGEFMTHARDRTPLPFTRQEYFAQEPGGSGVEPPGYIPPPSYRRQPPIRGGHRTYANSMGNYQYRGDPYMQGPAMAEVQEWFIRQTGMSWPDHHRDGRRSMPCRRQAYPAYSEERMGNVQYIPFDDPRVRHISGGGIDGNSLTDADKIRNIRKEIPIVSLSEKAPDDSAFPLTEKIYSSTEASKSNISDCINEAAMQKDVSKDSKSVSDENSNRYLSGHDYSDSFQMTPSQQSCETITQVKQFEAQTAAENKKNKKKLKETMFCLVSVPINVMASKGTADPNNNEKVPSPVVTPSENTVTQPHSQDSSTISISSESHIQPSSASAIKNSKRAPLKKEIVDVWSLQASADKELCYAGSWPGDQYRNQETQTGSPEVSRGVYSPSSHTQATYDPPSSDTTTDSGVSTDCNATFGYPMKGQKNLNLSSNSAFSRTRAGSSSSAKSPAQLLTSPTPPSPDHQPPMRKSAPKSRAPGGQEIFGQFLLKPVNRRPWDAIGELESFNKELQDQNSKQQPSIDQTLEDLDEALQNILEVTNTCTEVMQPGKTPKNLKRYLSHKEQSPEQLLKKDNLNIKSDLENKGKTEVDQEYREVRSAFSRPKERVANSDIAQRQDMPVQNDTSFVSYEVLQRIQGEPRGQRLDIPVPKESLLKDVGLTVYTAIPDTVTSGSPTGLSPDSPMLTSPSDNSETCEALHITSSDSGGDRSRNSPEFIVDQSLNIQTCITAKLDLEKEVESRSKGVTKQRSPHIHGARTQHFRFKGNYADDDDDGYSDYLSWSNEKTLADEHLESLLSQEKANSLPTEDLSKLYQVQCAQGIPEHESIEQRAARILGIAVPAEALVVNQNDGKQNEGKAKVMTQAGFAMQTREISLNEDTQYVSREYEEVVETSVHSCELKMVKKDPGIRQDNASREELSTESQTVSAVLELPEFPPSNLRLSLPVTEDEELALSVCGGEKKASLAEEVSEGQEDKSSAHLVSYMFRNEELSAEHINPVEEGEPISCISTFTKEMEKEEEMGEEKSVQEEEVLEGEKEQTVESEMEADECEAAFEKKEDEDDRKSEEPEEEMFQESSQQQPKFILCPVPQPRSGTVTKREITLPATFSMSDDLAALDDDDVHSVSDAYDPSRVERV from the coding sequence ATTCCATGAGAGCCACAGGGTAATGTACTCTCAGCCCAGACCAGAGCGGGATGTGTCTTACTGGCGTAGACGGGGTCAGGACTTTAATGCACTTCTGGACTACGCTGATTTTAGGGAGCTGCATGGAAAGGAATCAGGGGTTCCTATTAAGCCAGAGGGCATGCAGCGAAGGCCAGAGTCAGCCTTAAGCACAGAGGAGCATCGCCGTGAGAGGCAGCGCAGGGCGGACAGTGCGCGTGCCAGAGAGCGTGAACTGGCCCTGTACCAGTGGAGAATAGCAGCAGAAAGGAAGTATCAGAGCCTGGGAACAGAAGAGTGGCGCCCAGCTGTGGGAATGGGCCGACAAACCTCtgagagtgaaagtgagagatGGGCACAAGAGCAGCAGCGGCGGCCTCGAACAGCAGAGGGTGCTGTTCCACCAAGGCCCAAAGCCAAATCCCAGTCACTACCCAGAATGGCTATGCCCTCAGACAGCGTCCAGTTCTTAAGCACATCATCCCCTGGCCAAGATCCATATGGGAGCTACCGAACAAACGGGCATCAGATACGGGAGTCACATGGACGTCATGTCAGTGAAGGCGAAAGCAGGGAGCGGTGGATTGACAATGTGCGGACAGGTGTGCAGTCTGCACCCCCTTCAAAACCCCGTTTTAGCCGACCTCTTAGACCTCCATCGTATGAGGTTCACCAGCAGATGCGTGGAAGTTCAGAAATGCTCTCTGGCGAATTTATGACTCATGCCAGAGACAGGACTCCACTGCCTTTCACCAGACAGGAGTACTTTGCACAGGAACCTGGAGGGTCTGGCGTGGAGCCTCCAGGTTACATCCCTCCGCCATCCTACAGGAGACAGCCTCCAATCAGGGGAGGGCACAGGACTTATGCAAATTCAATGGGGAACTATCAGTACAGAGGTGACCCATATATGCAGGGACCAGCCATGGCAGAAGTACAGGAGTGGTTCATAAGACAGACAGGCATGTCTTGGCCAGATCATCACAGGGATGGGAGAAGGAGTATGCCCTGCAGAAGACAAGCCTACCCAGCTTACAGTGAGGAGAGGATGGGAAATGTTCAGTACATACCCTTTGATGATCCACGTGTCAGGCACATCTCAGGAGGGGGGATAGATGGGAATTCATTGACGGACGCTGACAAAATCAGAAACATCAGAAAAGAGATTCCTATCGTCTCTTTATCTGAGAAAGCTCCTGATGACAGTGCCTTTCCACTCACAGAAAAAATATACAGCAGCACAGAAGCAAGTAAAAGCAATATCAGTGACTGTATTAACGAAGCAGCCATGCAGAAGGATGTTTCAAAGGACTCAAAATCAGTATCTGATGAAAATTCCAACAGGTATCTGTCTGGCCATGACTATTCTGATTCCTTCCAAATGACACCATCACAGCAGAGCTGTGAGACGATTACCCAAGTAAAACAATTTGAGGCACAAACTGCAGCTGAGaataagaaaaacaagaaaaaactgaaagagaCCATGTTTTGCCTAGTGTCGGTTCCAATAAACGTGATGGCAAGCAAGGGAACCGCTGATCCAAACAACAATGAAAAAGTGCCGAGTCCAGTGGTGACACCCTCAGAGAACACAGTGACTCAGCCTCATAGCCAAGACTCCTCTACAATCTCCATCAGCAGTGAATCACATATACAGCCCAGCAGCGCCTCAGCAATCAAGAACTCTAAAAGAGCTCCACTTAAGAAAGAGATTGTAGATGTTTGGTCTCTTCAAGCAAGTGCTGACAAAGAATTGTGCTATGCGGGGTCCTGGCCAGGAGATCAATACAGGAACCAAGAGACTCAGACAGGCTCTCCTGAGGTTTCCAGAGGTGTTTATTCACCAAGCTCTCATACCCAAGCCACATATGACCCTCCATCCTCTGACACCACTACAGACAGTGGAGTAAGTACAGATTGCAATGCCACTTTTGGGTATCCCATGAAAGGTCAAAAGAATCTTAACCTTTCCAGCAACAGTGCATTTTCCCGAACGAGGGCAGGgagcagctccagtgcaaagagTCCAGCTCAGCTCCTAACATCTCCGACACCACCATCTCCTGATCACCAGCCTCCAATGAGGAAGAGCGCGCCTAAATCCCGAGCACCAGGTGGCCAAGAGATTTTTGGCCAATTTCTGTTAAAGCCTGTCAACAGGCGTCCATGGGATGCCATTGGGGAGCTTGAGTCTTTTAACAAGGAGCTGCAAGATCAGAACAGCAAACAACAACCAAGCATTGACCAGACATTAGAGGATCTGGATGAGGCATTACAAAACATTCTAGAGGTGACCAACACATGCACAGAAGTTATGCAGCCTgggaaaacaccaaaaaacTTGAAGAGATACCTGTCACATAAGGAACAAAGTCCTGAGCAGCTTTTGAAGAAAGACAACTTAAACATCAAGTCAGATTTAGAGAACAAGGGCAAAACAGAAGTGGATCAAGAATACAGGGAAGTGAGAAGTGCTTTCTCCAGGCCAAAGGAGAGAGTAGCAAATTCTGACATAGCACAAAGACAAGACATGCCTGTACAAAATGACACTAGTTTTGTAAGCTATGAGGTCTTGCAGAGAATACAAGGTGAGCCCAGGGGACAAAGGCTAGATATTCCTGTGCCAAAGGAGTCCTTACTGAAGGATGTGGGGCTGACGGTGTACACAGCAATCCCAGACACGGTGACATCAGGATCGCCTACAGGCTTAAGCCCCGACTCCCCAATGCTTACAAGTCCCTCTGACAACTCAGAAACATGTGAGGCCTTACACATCACATCATCAGATAGTGGAGGAGACAGAAGCAGAAACAGCCCTGAATTTATTGTGGATCAGAGTTTAAATATTCAAACGTGCATCACTGCTAAACTTGACCTTGAGAAAGAAGTGGAGAGCAGGAGCAAAGGGGTCACCAAACAAAGGTCTCCTCACATCCATGGTGCCAGAACTCAGCATTTTAGGTTTAAAGGAAActatgctgatgatgatgatgacggcTATTCAGACTATCTCAGCTGGAGTAATGAGAAGACATTAGCAGATGAACATCTGGAAAGTCTTTTGAGTCAAGAGAAAGCCAACAGCTTGCCAACAGAAGATCTAAGCAAATTGTACCAGGTTCAGTGTGCTCAGGGCATTCCTGAGCATGAGTCAATTGAACAGAGGGCTGCCCGGATCTTGGGCATTGCTGTGCCAGCTGAAGCCTTGGTTGTCAATCAGAATGATGGGAAACAGAATGAAGGAAAAGCGAAAGTCATGACTCAAGCAGGCTTTGCTATGCAAACCAGGGAGATAAGCCTAAATGAGGATACACAGTATGTGAGTAGAGAGTATGAGGAAGTGGTAGAGACATCAGTACACAGCTGTGAACTGAAGATGGTAAAGAAAGATCCAGGCATTAGGCAAGATAATGCCTCTAGAGAAGAGCTCAGCACAGAGAGCCAAACAGTTTCCGCAGTGTTGGAGCTGCCTGAGTTTCCCCCCAGCAACTTGCGTTTGTCGCTACCAGTGACTGAGGATGAAGAATTAGCTTTAAGTGTTTGTGGAGGTGAGAAAAAGGCCTCTCTTGCTGAAGAGGTGTCTGAAGGCCAAGAGGACAAGTCAAGTGCGCATCTCGTATCTTACATGTTCAGAAATGAAGAACTGTCTGCAGAGCACATTAATCCTGTTGAGGAGGGAGAGCCAATATCATGCATCAGCACTTTCAccaaagagatggagaaagaggaggaaatgGGGGAGGAAAAATCTGTTCAAGAGGAGGAAGTActagagggagaaaaagagcaaaCTGTAGAAAGTGAAATGGAAGCAGATGAGTGCGAAGCTGCTTTTGAAAAAAAGGAGGATGAAGATGACAGAAAAAGCGAAGAACCAGAAGAAGAAATGTTTCAGGAAAGTTCACAGCAACAACCAAAGTTCATATTGTGTCCAGTCCCTCAGCCTCGCAGTGGCACAGTGACCAAGAGAGAGATTACCTTGCCAGCCACATTCAGTATGTCTGATGACTTGGCTGCACTAGACGATGATGATGTTCACTCTGTCTCAG